The genomic region AAGAGTAGCAATAATATTTGTAAAAATGATTTATTCAGCGCTATAAAAAGTATCATGAGATAAAAATAAGTTTTTATTTCAAAATAACGGTGGATATGATATAATAAAAGTCGAGTTGTAAAATCAACCTATGAGGAGGCTTACCTTCAAGGAGATAAATATGAAAAATATAATAACGCTAGAGGTTATCAAAGAAGAAAGTGGTGACACTTTAAAATATCCGGAGGGTACTATTATTACAGCAGATGCAAAGTCATGGGCAAAAAGTAATTTAAAAACGTTATACGTGGGTGATGAATGTATCGTGAAGCCTGATAAAGATAAAAACAAAGAAGATCAAGTTGTAATTTCAGTTGTGGGTAAGGATAAAATAGGTATTATAGCCTCTATTTCCGGTATGCTTGCTGAATACAACGTGAATATAGTAGATATAAATCAAACTCTTATCAATGGTCTTTTTACTATGATAATGGTGGTAGATATTAGTTTGTGTACAGTGGATTTTAATCAGTTTAAGAAGAACCTGGATGAATTGGGCAATAAAATAGGTGTTAAAAT from Caldanaerobius fijiensis DSM 17918 harbors:
- a CDS encoding ACT domain-containing protein, which codes for MKNIITLEVIKEESGDTLKYPEGTIITADAKSWAKSNLKTLYVGDECIVKPDKDKNKEDQVVISVVGKDKIGIIASISGMLAEYNVNIVDINQTLINGLFTMIMVVDISLCTVDFNQFKKNLDELGNKIGVKIDAQKQAIFNYMQRI